A single Drosophila miranda strain MSH22 chromosome XR, D.miranda_PacBio2.1, whole genome shotgun sequence DNA region contains:
- the LOC108152534 gene encoding ubiquitin-conjugating enzyme E2-22 kDa: MANMAVSRIKREFKEVMRSEEIVQCSIKIELVNDSWTELRGEIAGPPDTPYEGGKFILEIKVPETYPFNPPKVRFITRIWHPNISSVTGAICLDILKDNWAAAMTLRTVLLSLQALLAAAEPDDPQDAVVAYQFKDKYDLFLLTAKHWTNAYAGGPHTFPDCDSKIQRLRDMGVDEHDARGVLSKENWNLEKATECLFS; this comes from the exons ATGGCGAATATGGCTGTATCACGCATTAAGCGCGAATTCAAGGAAGTTATGCGCAGCGAGGAG ATCGTGCAGTGCTCTATAAAAATAGAACTTGTCAATGACAGTTGGACAGAGCTTCGGGGCGAAATAGCTGGCCCCCCCGACACGCCCTACGAGGGGGGGAAGTTCATACTGGAAATTAAAGTGCCCGAGACATATCCCTTTAATCCGCCAAAG GTTCGGTTTATCACACGCATTTGGCACCCGAACATTTCATCTGTGACTGGAGCCATTTGCCTGGACATACTAAAGGACAACTGGGCAGCGGCGATGACGCTGCGCACAGTGTTGCTGTCCCTGCAGGCCTTGCTGGCCGCTGCCGAACCGGATGATCCACAGGACGCCGTGGTGGCATACCAGTTTAAGGACAAGTATGATCTGTTTCTGCTTACTGCCAAGCACTGGACCAATGCATACGCAGGCGGTCCCCACACCTTTCCCGATTGTGATTCAAAAATCCAACGTCTCAGGGATATGGGCGTGGACGAGCATGATGCACGCGGCGTCCTCTCTAAAGAGAACTGGAACTTGGAAAAGGCCACGGAGTGCCTGTTCAGTTAG